From Halorussus lipolyticus:
GAGTACATTCCCGAAGGCGGCGGAATGGACGAGTGCGGTCGGATGCTCATCAAAATCGGCAAGCGGGGCCGCAAGCACGGCCTCGGAATCGCGGGCATCAGCCAGCGCCCCGCAGATGTGAAGAAAGATTTCATCACCCAATGCGACTGGCTAGTGTGGCACAGACTCACGTGGAACAACGACACCAAGGTCGTCGGGCGGATTTTGGGCCGGGAGTACGCCGACGCAATCGAGGACATGGGCGACGGCGAGGCCTTCCTGACGACCGACTGGTCCGAGGAGACCCGCCGGGTCCAGTTCCACCGCAAGCAGACGTTCGACGCCGGGGCCACGCCGGGGTTGGACGACTTCGAGCGCCCGGACTTGAAGTCGGTCAGCGACGACCTCGTTTCGGACCTCCGGGAAATAAGCGAGGAGGAGGCCCGCAGGGAGGACCGAATCGAGGAACTGAAACAGAAACTCCAGAAGAAAGACGAGCGAATCACCGACCTCGAACGACAACTGGAGGAGGCCCGCGAGATGGAGGAGGTCGCCGACAAGTTCGCCAAGGCGATGCTCGACCAGTCGCGGAACCGGCGCGCGAATCCCTACATCGACGCTGGCGGGGGCGGCGAGAGCGGCGGCCGAATCGTCCGAGACCAACCCGCCAGACAGGGGCCGGCAGGCGGCCCTGCCGGCGGTACTGCCGGCGAAAATCAGCAGGCCCAGCAGGCCCAACAGGCCGACCTCGGCGGGTTCGACCCCGAAGACGCCGGGCCGGGGATGAACCCCGAAGACGCCGAATCGGGAACCGAGACCCGAGCGACCGATTCGGGGACCGAGACCGGAGGTGACGCCGAGGCCGAGCGCCGAGACGAGGAGCGCGGCCCCCTCGATGCCATCCGCGAGGAGTTAGACGCCCTCGAACCGGTCGAGCGCGGGATGCTGGCCTACTACCTCCGGGAGGGTCCCGCGAGTCCGGACGAGTCCCACGTCTCTGCTGGCGGCCCGGAGGACCGCCACCTCGCGTACAACCACAACCGGACGCTCCGCCAGCGCGGGTTCGTCCAGCACGCCGGGAGCGGGGAGTACGTCGCCGCCCTGCCGAGTCTGCTGGCGGCGCTGACCGACGGCGAGATGGACGACGAGACCCGCGAGGAGACCTTAGCGCAGGTGGCCGAGGAACTGCCGGACGTGGACGACTGACTCCCGAATTCGGACTGCTGGCGTCCGACGACGAGGCTTTTTACCCCGCCGAGGACAATCCTCGGATATGAACACGCTGGCCCGGACCGACGAAAACGCCGAGGACGAGTGGCAACTCCCCCAACACGCCTACGTCGTGGTCTACGACGAGCGCGAGACCGAACTGCTGACAATCTACGACTGCGGCGCGGCCCAGAAACCGCCCTCTGCCCAAGTGCTGGGCAACCTCGTCCGCGTCAAGGCCGACCACGAGTTAGAGAACACCGTCACGGGCTACGTCGTCCGGATGCGCGAGAAATCGACGCTCCGCAAGCAGGACGACGACCACTGGATTATCGAAGCCTGACACGGCAGTCTCAAAGAACGAAGGACAATTGCAAAACAACGAATTACAATTCTGGGGCGGGATTACAACGGCGCGACCAGATTCTCCAACGCCTCCTTGGGGTCGTCTGCCTTCGCCACGCCGCTGGCCAGCAGGACGCCTTCAGCGCCCAACTCTCGGGCCGAGGTCAGGTCCTCGCCGGTCGAGATGCCCGCGCCGCAGTAGACCGGCACGGAGTCGTCCACGTCCTCGGCGGCGGCCACGGCGTCGGTCACGATGTCCGGGTCGGCCTTGCTGACCGGCGTGCCGGTGCCGATGAGTTCCGGGGGTTCGACCGCCACGGCGTCCGGACCGAGCGCGGCCACGGCACCGATTTGGTCGGGGTTGTTGGCGCAGACGCAGGTTTCGAGACCCGCGCGCTCGGCCGCTTCGACCGCCGCGTCGATGTCGGCGAGTTTGAGTCTTCGCTCGGAGTGATTTATGAGGGTCCCGGTCGCGCCCGCCTCCGCTGTGGCCTCCGCGAGCGTCGAACCGGTGTGACTGCCGTGTTCGACCGGGCTGACGTGCTGTGCCCACGTCTCGACGCCCGTCTCGGCCACGCGCTGGAGGTGCGCTGACTGGGGTGCGATTGCGATGCTCGCGCCGGTCTCCTCGCTGACCTCGCGGGCGGCGGTGGCGACTTCCACTGGGTCGCAGGGGTACGCCTTGAGATTGACGACGATTTCCATACCTGAACCGACCGTCGGGCGCGACTAATAGGTTGCGAGAACGAAAGGGAGCGCGATTGTCGTGTCCTGTCTTCGATGGGGACGGTTCCGACGGAAAGGGTGGAGCGGGAGATCAGACTCATCCACCCCGCGAAAGCTGTAGACTGGTCAGATAGCTTTCGCGGGTGTGAAATCAGTTCGGCACGCGCTACGCGACTCCTCGCGGAGCGCACCAGCGGTTGCACCGCGAGGGAGCGACTCCTCTCGCAACAAAAACCTCGTCTCTAGTCCTTGCGCTTGACCACGTCGCCGAGGGTGTACTCGCCGGTGGAACTGCCGCCGCTCCACTCCTCGTCGTCGCCGGACCCGCCGGTCGTTAGCGTGATGCCCAACTCGCTTTCGAGTTTCTTCTGCACTTCGTCGCTGGGAAGCACGTCGCCGCGTTCGAGTTTCCGGATGAGGCTAGCTTTCTCGTTGAGTTCGTTGGCGAGGTCCTCTTGGCTCATGCCGGTACTCTCGCGGGCGTTTCGGATACGGTCGTCGTAGTCCGGGGCGATTTCGTCCATATCGTCGAACATGTCCGAGCGCCGCGATTGGGAGGAACTCGACGACGTACTGGACGACGACGAGGACGACGAACTACTCGACGAGGAGGTCGAGTACTTCGTGGAGGTCGAACTCGCATCGTCCTGCGTTTTGACCTCGGTCCCGAAGTCCGAACAGTTGTCGCAGACGTCCAACTCGGCTCCCTCGACCTTGATGGTCTTGGGGGAGCCAGTCTCGGCGCCACACATCTCACACTGAACCATACCGAGAGGTAGTCTGTCGCCGGTCTTAAATTCCACGCCGATGGCGGGACGAGTCGGAACCGAAATCCCTGTCCGAGAGCTACGGCACGCGCTCGTCGCGCTGGTCGCGCAGGAACCCGAAGCCCTGCTTTACCTCCTCGCTTCGCTCGAAGTACTTCAGAATTCGCCTGCACTTCTCGCGCGAGAGGCGCGTCTCTCTACTCAACTCGAACAGGGAGTCTACCTCCTCGGCGGTTTCGAGGAACTCGTCCATCGTGATGTGACTGTTCGCCGGCAGGATATCTTCCAAATCTACGTTGATGCCCGACTCGCCGGGTCTTTTGTCCGTCATGACACGTCGCTACCTCGGTTAGTTTCGTTTCTATCAGGGATGAAAAAGGTATCTAAACGGCGCGCAATTTTCACGACGATAGTTCGCGCCACGCGTAGTAGAATCGCTGGAGTGCGGTGAAGTGCCCGACAACCGCGAAGACGACCAGCAACCACCCGACGACCGTGAATCCGGCGAACGCGTCCGTCACGATTGCGGCAAGGACGCCCGTCACGCCGATGAGCGCGAGGCGGTCGGCCCGGCCCAGTAGGCCGCCGTACACCCGGTCCAGTCCGACGGCTTGGGCCTGCGTGCCCAAATACGAGGTCATCAGCACGCCCGTCACCGCCAGCAGGCCGAGCGCGTACTCGCCGATTCCGGCCGCCAGCCCCGAGATGACCACGATGTCGGCGTACCTGTCGAGTACGTGGTCCAGCAGGTCGCCGGCCTTCGAGTCGGTTCCCAACTCGCGGGCCAGCGCGCCGTCCAGCAGGTCGAGCCACCCGTTCAAAAAGACGAGGACCGACCCGGCGAGATACCAAATCGGCTCGTCGCTCCCGAGATAGAACGTCCCGCCGGCACCGCCCGCCAGCGCGAAGGCGACGACGCTAACCGCGTCGGGTGTCAGGCCGAGTCTGGTCGAGAGCGAGACGAACGGTTCGAGCGCCCGGTCGGCGACGTGTCGGAACTGGTCGAGCGTCATAGGTAGTTTATGTACGACACCTCGCCCGCACTCGGTTCGCGTTCGCCCGCCACGACCGCCGAAATCTCGGCGGCGACCTCTGGTGGCGTGCGGTCGGTCGTCTCGATTTCGTAGACGTTCTCGACGCCGTGTGTGTTGACCGCCTCAGAGAGAATCACGTCGAGGGCCTCGCTCTCGGCGTTCTCCGCGGCTTTGGCGTCGGGTTCGCCGCGCTCGGTGAGCCTGCGCTGTAGCTCCTCGGGGTGGCACCGCAGGACGATTACCTTGTCCACTCCCTCGTCCGCGGCGTCGTCCTCGTCTGCGCCGAGGTGGTGCGCGAGGTGCGACTCCACGAGGAGGCCGTCTTTGCCCTCCAACCGCTCGGCCACCGCGTCGAGGTCGGCGACGAGGCTGTCGCGCTCGTCGTCGCGCTCGGTCCAGAGGCCCTCGGATTCGATGAGGTCGTTGAGGTGGACGACCTCCAAATCGGTGTCTAACTGCTCGACCGCCGAGGTCTTGCCCGTGCCGGGCGTGCCCGTCACGACGACTCTCACGGCGACAGCACCTCGTTGAGTTCCGAGACCGCGCGCCGGGTCTCGTCTTTGGTTCCGCAAGTGATGCGGACGCACTCGGGCAGGCCGAACGACGAGCAGTCTCGGACGATTACTCCTCGGCGCTGGAGTTCGTCGGCGACCGTCTCGGCGTCGCCGACCTCCGCGAGGACGAAGTTGCCGTGGCTCTCCCACGTCGGCGCGTCGAGGTGTTCGTACATGTACTCCCGTGCCCACTCGGCAGTCTCGACCGTCTTCTCGGCGTGGTCGTCGTCGTCCAGCGCAGAGAGGCCCGCCCGGCAGGCGATTTCGCTCGCGGCGAAGGGCGTGTTGACGCGGGCGTAGGCGTCGGCCCACTCCTCGGGGACGATGCCGTAGCCGAGTCGAACGCCCGCCAATCCGTAGACCTTCGAGAATGTCCGGAGGACTGCGATGTCGTCTCGGTCTTCGAGAAGTTCGACTGCGCTCGGCGCGTCGGCGAACTCGCCGTAGGCCTCGTCTACCACGACGAGGGTGTGGTCGCCGGTTTCGTCGGCAATCTCCTTGATTGCGTCGAGGTCGAATCGCTTGCCGGTCGGGTTGTGGGGACTCGTCAGGTAGACGATTCGCTCGCCGTCGTAGTCGTCGAGGACCGTCTCGGCGGTCAACGCGAAGTCTTCCATCTTCGAGACGCGGTACTGTTCGACCTCGCCGTGGTGGAAGCGCGCGCTCATCCCGTAGTAGGCGAAGCCCGGTTCCGGCACGAGAACGGTGTCGCCGGGTTCGAGCGTGGCGCGAGCGAGGTAGTCCAGCACCCCGTCGCCGCCGTTGCCCAACCAGACTTGGGCGGATTCGACGCCCCACTCGTCGGCCAGTTTCTCGGTGAGGTCGGCGTGGGAGGCCTTGGGGTAGGAGTTGGCCGACCCCGCGGCGTCCTCGATGGCCTCGACCGCGGCCGGACTGGGGCCGAAGGGGTTCTCGTTCGAGGCGAGTTTCACGAGGTCGTCGGGATTCAGTCCGAGTTCCCGAGCGACCTCCTCGATGCCTCGCCCGGCCTGATACACCGTGTGCGAGGAGAGGTCCCGTGGTTCCATGTGAGAGAGGTGTAGGCGACTCGCCTTAAGCGTGCTCACCTCCGATAGCGCGGCCCGCGCCCCGACGCCGGCCGGAATTCTGTCAGACTCCGCCCAGTACACATAAGGAAAATCCCGTGGCGTCTCCCCACGGGAGGACCTGATTATGGCACGAGACAATCGCAACCGCTGGGGAGAGAATCGCGGAGACGAGAACCGTCACGAGCGCAGTTCGCAGGGCGAAGGTGATACCGCAGGTGGCCGGTACTCGTCGGGTGGCCGAGACCGACGAGGAGAGAGCGGCCGACAGTCCGGGCGTCAGGAGTCCGGCCACCAGCAATCCGGACGACACCAGCAGTCCGGGCGACGCTACCAGTCCGGACAGCACCAGCAATCCGGACGGCACCAACAATCCGGACAGCAACCGACGGGCCATCAGACCGCCCAGCACTCGACGCGCGGCGGTGACATCCAAACCGGCCGGCAGGGAGGACAACACTCCGGTTCAGGAGGCCACATGCAGTCCGGTGGAGGCAGTCACGACCAGTCCGGTCGCCACCAGTCCGGCCAGCAGGGCAAGCGATACGGAAGCGACCGCCGGCAGACCGGTCAGCAGTCCGGGCACATGGGTCAGCACCAGCAGACCGGTCGGCATCAGACCGGCCAGCAATCCAGTCACCAACAGTCCGGCCACCAGCAATCCGGTCAGCAGTCCGGCCACCAGCAGTCCGGTCAACAGTCCGGCCGACACGAGGCCAGTCAGCGCCACGAGGTCGGGCAGAACCAAGAGCGCGGCCAGTCCCGGCGTCAGCAGAGCGGCGTTCACGAACTGAGCCAGCACGGCGGAAGCGGCGGCCGGTACGGGAGTCGGCGGTCCGGCCAGCAGTCTGGCCAGCACCAGCAGTCCGGCCAGCAGTCTGGCCAGCACCAGCAGTCCGGCCAGCAGAGCGGCCAACACCAGCAGTCGGGCCAGCATCGACAGTCTGCCCAGCACCAGATTGGCGAACACCAGCAGACCGGCCAGCACCAATCCGGCCAACAGCAGTCCGGCCGCCAACACCGCGGTCAACAGCACCAGCAGTCCGGACAACGCCACCAGCAGACCGGTCCGCACGAGACGAGTCAGCGCCACGGCCAGTCGGACCGCGACTCCGGCCGGCGCGAGGAGGGACAAAATCAGTACGGCGGTAGCTCTGAGAGCGGTTTCAACCCCGTCGAGCAGACGATGATGCGCGGTCAGGAACAGCACGGCCGCGACGACGAGTCCCAACGCGGGAGTCGTAGCGAAGAACACCAGCGCCCGAACTACTGACCGCGGACCGCGCTCCGAACCTTCCTTTTTATCGGCCGGCGCGGTCGAGTTCCGAACCCCGCCCGGTGTGAGTCTCGACTTCGACTGCACCGCCGCTGGTATCGCCGGATGCACCCACGAGAGCGTCGAGGCGTCGGTCGAACTCCTCGCGGTCGATTTCGCCAGCGGCGTATCGGGCTTTCAGCGTCTCGATTGCGTTTTCGTCGCGGGACGCCTCCGTGCGGGTCGTTTCCGCTCGGGCCGTCTTCGTCCGGGGCAGACCCGAGTCGGGAGCGAGCAGGGTCGCCGACGCAATCGCCGGGAGAGTCAGGGTGAGGAAGGCGAACAGAACGATGAGGAGGTCGTACACTAACCCACTCTTGACGCCAGAGGCGACCGCGAACGCCGCGTAGAACGACAGCGCGCCCCCCACCGCCGCGAGTCCGGCGACGCGCCGACGCCACCGACGGCTATCGGGCGTGAGTTGGGCGAGCGTTCGCAGAGTGGAGGAGGTATCACTGGGCGGACTCATGTCAATCGGTGTATCTCACAGCGATTTGAAACGCTTTTCGGTGGAACGAGGGTCGTTCGCCGAGAGGTCCGCTTCGTCCCGTTCTGGAAATAAAAACAATTACTTTAGAAATATATAGATTTCTTAAGCAATCCATCTAGTTGCTCATCGAGTGGCCACAACCCCCTTATCGACTACTACCGTGGCACTTCCATGGTCGAACTCGGTTACACCCTCTCCAGCGAAGAACACGGCCCGATGGACCTCGTGAACCACGCCACGCGCGCCGAGGAGGTCGGCTTCGACTTCGCCTCCATCTCCGACCACTTCCACCCGTGGGTCAGCCAGCAGGGGAACGCGCCCTACGTCTGGTCAACCCTCGGCGGGGTCGCGTCTGCGACCGACGAAATCGACGTGGGCGTGGGCGTCACCTGCCCGATTATCCGCTACCACCCGGCGCTCCTCGCGCAGGCCACCGCCACCGTCGCCGACATGTTCGAGGAGTCGGGACAGCAGTTCTACTTCGGCGTCGGCACGGGCGAGAACCTGAACGAACACGTCACGGGCGAGCGGTGGCCCTCCCACAGCGTCCGCCTCGACATGCTCGAAGAGGCTGTCGAGGTGATTCGGAAGCTCTGGACCGGCGAGATGGTCAGCCACCACGGCGACCACTACACCGTCGAGAACGCGAAACTGTTCACGCTCCCGGACGACGACCCGCCGATTTGCGTCTCGGCCTACGGCGACCAGACCGCCGCCCACGCCGCCGAGATGGGCGACGGGTTCTGGTCGGTCGGTCCGCAGGACGTGGTGCAGACTTTCGAGGACGAGGGCGGCGAGGGGCCGAAGTTCAGCCAACTCACGGTCTGCTACGCCGACAGCGAGGACGAGGCGGTCGAAACCGCCTACGAGTGGTGGCCCAACAGTCTCCTGCCGGGCCAACTCGCCACCGAACTCGGGACGCCGCAGTTCTTCGAGCAGGCCTGCCAGATGGTCGAGAAGGAGGACGTGCGCGAGGCCGACAGCATCCTGACCGACCCGGACCCGCAGGCCCACATCGACAGCATTCGGGAGTTCACCGACGCGGGCTACGACCACGTGTACGTCCACCAAATCGGTCCGGACCAAGAAGCCCTGTTCGACCTCTACGCCGACGAGATTCTGCCCGAATTCCGGTGAGCCACCGGCCTGACCGCGTTATTCGCGTTCCGCGACGGTCATGACGGGGACCGGTGCCGAGCGCACGGTCTTTTCGGCGACACTCCCCAACAGGATGCGGTCGGTGCCGCGTCTGCCCGTCGTGCCCATCCCGACGACCTGTATGTCGTTCGCGTCGATGTAATCGAGAATCTCCTCGACCGGCGTTCCGTGTTCGACGTGGCGAACCGTGTTCGTGACTCCGCGGGACTCGGCCTCCGAGATGACAGTCTCGACAGCATCGGTCGCGGCTTGTTCGTTCTCTTTCCCGGACGTCGAGCGGATGTCCGCCCCGAGCGTCGTGTCGTCCACGACAGAGAGGACGTGAACGGTCGCATCGAGCGCCGCCGCGAACTCCACGAGATGAGTGGCGGCGTGGGTCGAAGCGCCACTCCCGTCGGTCGGAATGAGGACGTTCTCGTAGGGGAATTTCAGCGTCTCGTCGGGTTGCATGCGGACCGTGAGTACCGGGACCGACGAGAGGCGCACGACTTTCTCGGAGACACTGCCGATGAGGTATCGTGAGACGCCCTCCCGGCCGTGGGTCGGCATCACGACCAAATCTTGGTCGTACTCCTCGGCGTACTCCACGATTGTCGAGGCCGGATTCCCCTGCACGACGTTGGTGTCGTAGGAAACCCCGAGCGTGTCCAACGTTTTTGCGGCCTCGTCGAGGATGTCTTCGCCCTCTTGTACGAGGGCATCGACAGTTTCTCCCTCGACGACGGTGACGCTATCGCGCGTCGTGTCGGCAACGTAGAGTACGTGTATGGTCGCGTCGGCCCAATGGGCGATTTCGGCGGCGTGATGGAGTACCTCGGCCGCACCGTCACTACCGTCGAACGGGAGGAGGATGTCCTCGTACATGACTCGATACGACGGACTACGTTTCCCGGCCTTCTAATGGTTTTCACCTGTCTGTCGAGGGGGTGGTCCCGACTGCTGAGACACCCCGTCAGTCGATTTTGCCTCCCGACGACTGCTCCTCAACCGGGTCAAGGGTGTCGCGGTTGACCGTCACTCGGACCTTCTGAATGCGGGTGTCCTCGACCTGTTCGGCCCGGAACATCACGCTCTCGTACTCGAACTCCTCGCCTTGCTCGACGAGGCGACCGGCGCGATTGAACAGGAACCCGGCGATGGTCTCGAACTCCTCGCCCTCGGGCAGGTCGATTTCGAGGGCCTCGTTCACCTCGTCTATGTTGACGTCGCCCCGGACCACTACTTCCGTGTCGTCCACGAACTCGATTGGATGCTCCTCGTCGCCGACCAGTATCTCGCCGACGATTTCCTCGAGGACGTCCTCCATCGTGATGAGGCCCTCGGTGGCACCGAACTCGTCGATGACGATGACCATGTGCATCCGGTTCTCGCGCATCTCAGAGAGGAGTTCGTCCACGCTCTTGGACTCCGGGATGTGAAGCGTCGGGTTAACTACGTCCTCGACGGTCCGGTCGGCGAAGGTGTCGAAGTTGTCGTCTTCCAGTTCGCGGATGTCGAAGACGCCGACAACGTTGTCCAGCGACCCCGCGTAAACCGGCAGACGGGCATGCCCCGCCTGCATACATTCTTTGATTCCCTCTTCGACAGTCGCGTCTTTGGAGATGGCCGCCATGTCGAGGCGAGGAGTCATCACCTCTTTGGCGCTGGCGTCGGTGAACCGAAGGGTGCGCTGGAGCATCTGGCGTTCCTCCTCGTTGAGGATGCCCTCGCGCTCGCCCGTTTTAATCATGTTCCGAATCTCGTCACGGGAGACGTAGGACGACTCGATGGACGAGTCGCCGCCGGTAATCCTGTTTACGGCGCTCGTCAGATAGTGGAACAGCGTAATCAGCGGCCACAGCACTGTCTCGACGATTTTCAGTCCTCGGGCGACGCGCCGCGCGTGCAGTTCGGTGTTCTCGACGGCGTAGGACTTGGGCGCGCTCTCGCCGAACAGCAGGACCATCGACGTGATACCGAACGACGAGACGAGGACGGCCGTGCCGGGGTCGAAGTAGAACCCGACGATAGTGGTCGAGATAGACGACATCGTAATGTTGACCATGTTGTTCCCCACGAGAATCGTCACGAGCAAGCGGTGGGGGTCGTCTTTGAGCGATTTGACTGCGCGCGCGCCCCGCTCTCCCTTCTCGACCATCGCGTCGATTTGGTGGGGCGAGAGCGAGAACATGGCAATCTCCGACGACGAGAAGAACCCCGACCCCATGAGGAGTAACAGAATCATGAGAATGCCGACTGCGGTGACCTCCATCTGGCCCAGTTCGATACCGACAATCGGCACGGTATACAGCGTGACACCGGCCTCAGATGTCGCTGTGAGTACGGATGACATCATCAGTACCCCTATTTCTAGAGTAGTAAAGTAAGCTTTGTGTACTCCACATTAGCATCGCCGTCGAATTCGACTTCGATGCGCGCAACTGTCCCGCGGTCCGGCTGATTTTGGGCCGGCCCCTGTCGCCGGTTTAGGCGTGACTCAAACGCGGGTTTCACCCATCCGCAGTTTTACATCAGTCGGGTTTCGTGTAGGTTGTATGGCACGCGAGAGACGACGATTGCTGGTCGCCGTGGCGCTCGCGGTCCTCCTCGTGCTGGCCGGGTGTTCCGGCAGTAGCGGCGGAGACGCGATGAGCGCCACCGCGGGCGACAAAGCGGAAGAAACGGGCGCACAGAGACAGGACGCCT
This genomic window contains:
- the hisC gene encoding histidinol-phosphate transaminase codes for the protein MEPRDLSSHTVYQAGRGIEEVARELGLNPDDLVKLASNENPFGPSPAAVEAIEDAAGSANSYPKASHADLTEKLADEWGVESAQVWLGNGGDGVLDYLARATLEPGDTVLVPEPGFAYYGMSARFHHGEVEQYRVSKMEDFALTAETVLDDYDGERIVYLTSPHNPTGKRFDLDAIKEIADETGDHTLVVVDEAYGEFADAPSAVELLEDRDDIAVLRTFSKVYGLAGVRLGYGIVPEEWADAYARVNTPFAASEIACRAGLSALDDDDHAEKTVETAEWAREYMYEHLDAPTWESHGNFVLAEVGDAETVADELQRRGVIVRDCSSFGLPECVRITCGTKDETRRAVSELNEVLSP
- a CDS encoding CDP-alcohol phosphatidyltransferase family protein translates to MTLDQFRHVADRALEPFVSLSTRLGLTPDAVSVVAFALAGGAGGTFYLGSDEPIWYLAGSVLVFLNGWLDLLDGALARELGTDSKAGDLLDHVLDRYADIVVISGLAAGIGEYALGLLAVTGVLMTSYLGTQAQAVGLDRVYGGLLGRADRLALIGVTGVLAAIVTDAFAGFTVVGWLLVVFAVVGHFTALQRFYYAWRELSS
- a CDS encoding multiprotein bridging factor aMBF1; amino-acid sequence: MVQCEMCGAETGSPKTIKVEGAELDVCDNCSDFGTEVKTQDDASSTSTKYSTSSSSSSSSSSSSSTSSSSSQSRRSDMFDDMDEIAPDYDDRIRNARESTGMSQEDLANELNEKASLIRKLERGDVLPSDEVQKKLESELGITLTTGGSGDDEEWSGGSSTGEYTLGDVVKRKD
- a CDS encoding universal stress protein, which translates into the protein MYEDILLPFDGSDGAAEVLHHAAEIAHWADATIHVLYVADTTRDSVTVVEGETVDALVQEGEDILDEAAKTLDTLGVSYDTNVVQGNPASTIVEYAEEYDQDLVVMPTHGREGVSRYLIGSVSEKVVRLSSVPVLTVRMQPDETLKFPYENVLIPTDGSGASTHAATHLVEFAAALDATVHVLSVVDDTTLGADIRSTSGKENEQAATDAVETVISEAESRGVTNTVRHVEHGTPVEEILDYIDANDIQVVGMGTTGRRGTDRILLGSVAEKTVRSAPVPVMTVAERE
- a CDS encoding SHOCT domain-containing protein; amino-acid sequence: MSPPSDTSSTLRTLAQLTPDSRRWRRRVAGLAAVGGALSFYAAFAVASGVKSGLVYDLLIVLFAFLTLTLPAIASATLLAPDSGLPRTKTARAETTRTEASRDENAIETLKARYAAGEIDREEFDRRLDALVGASGDTSGGAVEVETHTGRGSELDRAGR
- the tpiA gene encoding triose-phosphate isomerase; amino-acid sequence: MEIVVNLKAYPCDPVEVATAAREVSEETGASIAIAPQSAHLQRVAETGVETWAQHVSPVEHGSHTGSTLAEATAEAGATGTLINHSERRLKLADIDAAVEAAERAGLETCVCANNPDQIGAVAALGPDAVAVEPPELIGTGTPVSKADPDIVTDAVAAAEDVDDSVPVYCGAGISTGEDLTSARELGAEGVLLASGVAKADDPKEALENLVAPL
- a CDS encoding hemolysin family protein, whose protein sequence is MMSSVLTATSEAGVTLYTVPIVGIELGQMEVTAVGILMILLLLMGSGFFSSSEIAMFSLSPHQIDAMVEKGERGARAVKSLKDDPHRLLVTILVGNNMVNITMSSISTTIVGFYFDPGTAVLVSSFGITSMVLLFGESAPKSYAVENTELHARRVARGLKIVETVLWPLITLFHYLTSAVNRITGGDSSIESSYVSRDEIRNMIKTGEREGILNEEERQMLQRTLRFTDASAKEVMTPRLDMAAISKDATVEEGIKECMQAGHARLPVYAGSLDNVVGVFDIRELEDDNFDTFADRTVEDVVNPTLHIPESKSVDELLSEMRENRMHMVIVIDEFGATEGLITMEDVLEEIVGEILVGDEEHPIEFVDDTEVVVRGDVNIDEVNEALEIDLPEGEEFETIAGFLFNRAGRLVEQGEEFEYESVMFRAEQVEDTRIQKVRVTVNRDTLDPVEEQSSGGKID
- a CDS encoding adenylate kinase family protein, translating into MRVVVTGTPGTGKTSAVEQLDTDLEVVHLNDLIESEGLWTERDDERDSLVADLDAVAERLEGKDGLLVESHLAHHLGADEDDAADEGVDKVIVLRCHPEELQRRLTERGEPDAKAAENAESEALDVILSEAVNTHGVENVYEIETTDRTPPEVAAEISAVVAGEREPSAGEVSYINYL
- a CDS encoding TIGR03557 family F420-dependent LLM class oxidoreductase, whose translation is MVELGYTLSSEEHGPMDLVNHATRAEEVGFDFASISDHFHPWVSQQGNAPYVWSTLGGVASATDEIDVGVGVTCPIIRYHPALLAQATATVADMFEESGQQFYFGVGTGENLNEHVTGERWPSHSVRLDMLEEAVEVIRKLWTGEMVSHHGDHYTVENAKLFTLPDDDPPICVSAYGDQTAAHAAEMGDGFWSVGPQDVVQTFEDEGGEGPKFSQLTVCYADSEDEAVETAYEWWPNSLLPGQLATELGTPQFFEQACQMVEKEDVREADSILTDPDPQAHIDSIREFTDAGYDHVYVHQIGPDQEALFDLYADEILPEFR
- a CDS encoding helicase HerA domain-containing protein — encoded protein: MSQETIDVAEVSAGKGGTAGDPGDPVELPVVEVLTGRAFITGKSGSGKSNTMSVVAEKLLDGGYPVMLVDTDGEYYGLKEEYELLHAGADDECDIQVNPEHAERLASLALEDNVPIILDVSGYLNEDDGKELLTEVARQLFAKEKKLKKPFLMVVEEVHEYIPEGGGMDECGRMLIKIGKRGRKHGLGIAGISQRPADVKKDFITQCDWLVWHRLTWNNDTKVVGRILGREYADAIEDMGDGEAFLTTDWSEETRRVQFHRKQTFDAGATPGLDDFERPDLKSVSDDLVSDLREISEEEARREDRIEELKQKLQKKDERITDLERQLEEAREMEEVADKFAKAMLDQSRNRRANPYIDAGGGGESGGRIVRDQPARQGPAGGPAGGTAGENQQAQQAQQADLGGFDPEDAGPGMNPEDAESGTETRATDSGTETGGDAEAERRDEERGPLDAIREELDALEPVERGMLAYYLREGPASPDESHVSAGGPEDRHLAYNHNRTLRQRGFVQHAGSGEYVAALPSLLAALTDGEMDDETREETLAQVAEELPDVDD